A genomic region of Alnus glutinosa chromosome 11, dhAlnGlut1.1, whole genome shotgun sequence contains the following coding sequences:
- the LOC133881668 gene encoding bifunctional riboflavin biosynthesis protein RIBA 1, chloroplastic, with the protein MAFTNVSSPSTAALSRLQVCKNFKLFNGSHSVNPSLAKGYASDLPLIQLGGKLSVSIKGVGRTRATVISGEGDLLSYANENNVEENSTLIGDQSVGIEIQPDAVSFRTLAADTTPMSIRFPIDNDEFDLDHPTEGFSSIPEAIEDIRQGKFVVVVDDEDRENEGDLIMAAQLATPEAMAFIVKHGTGIVCVSMKGEDLERLQIPLMVTQKDNDEKLSTAFTVTVDAKHGTTTGVSARDRATTVLALASRDSKPDDFNRPGHIFPLKYREGGVLKRAGHTEASVDLTMLAGFDPVGILCEVVDDDGSMARLPKLRQFAEQENLKIISIADLIRYRRKRDKLVDRSAAARIPTMWGPFTAYCYRSIIDGIEHIAMVKGDIGDGQDVLVRVHSECLTGDIFGSARCDCGNQLALAMQQIEAAGRGVLVYLRGHEGRGIGLGHKLRAYNLQDDGRDTVEANEELGLPVDSREYGIGAQMLRELGVRTMKLMTNNPAKYIGLKGYGLAVSGRVPLITPITKDNKRYLETKRAKMGHVYGLEFNSRLSSLMSGNGKPSADALSET; encoded by the exons ATGGCTTTCACGAACGTCTCTTCTCCTTCAACAGCAGCTCTCTCTCGCCTGCA GGTAtgcaaaaacttcaaattgttCAATGGCTCACACAGTGTGAATCCCTCTCTGGCAAAAGGGTATGCTTCCGATTTGCCCTTGATCCAGCTGGGTGGCAAATTGTCCGTAAGTATTAAGGGTGTTGGTAGAACTAGAGCTACAGTGATATCTGGAGAAGGTGACCTTCTGTCTTATGCCAATGAAAATAATGTTGAGGAAAATAGCACTCTCATTGGTGATCAATCTGTTGGAATTGAGATACAACCTGATGCAGTCTCATTCAGAACACTTGCAGCAGATACCACTCCTATGAGTATTCGTTTTCCCATTGATAATGATGAATTTGATTTGGATCACCCTACTGAAGGTTTTTCTTCCATCCCAGAGGCCATAGAGGATATTCGCCAAGGAAAG TTTGTAGTGGTTGTGGATGATGAGGACAGAGAAAATGAAGGAGATTTAATTATGGCTGCACAATTGGCAACACCTGaagctatggcttttatagtgAAGCACGGAACTGGAATAGTGTGCGTCAGCATGAAAGGGGAAGATCTGGAGAGGTTACAAATCCCTTTGATGGTAACCCAGAAGGATAATGATGAGAAACTTTCTACTGCTTTCACAGTGACAGTG GATGCCAAACATGGTACAACCACAGGGGTATCAGCTCGTGATAGGGCAACAACAGTATTGGCTCTTGCATCCAGAGATTCAAAACCTGATGATTTCAACCGCCCAGGCCATATTTTTCCACTGAAATACAGAGAAGGTGGTGTTTTGAAAAGAGCTGGGCATACAGAAGCTTCTGTTGATCTTACCATGCTTGCTGGGTTTGACCCTGTTGGAATTCTATGTGAGGTTGTGGATGATGATGGTTCCATGGCTAGATTACCAAAGCTTCGCCAATTTGCAGAGCAggagaatttgaaaattatatCTATTGCTGATTTGATTAG GTATAGAAGGAAGAGAGATAAGTTAGTAGATCGCTCTGCTGCTGCCAGGATACCTACAATGTGGGGGCCATTTACAGCCTACTGTTATAGATCAATCATAGATGGGATTGAGCATATTGCAATGGTTAAg GGTGATATTGGGGATGGGCAAGATGTTCTTGTGAGAGTGCACTCAGAATGTCTCACAGGAGATATATTTGGATCGGCCAGATGCGACTGTGGGAATCAGTTGGCACTTGCCATGCAGCAGATTGAGGCTGCTGGCAGGGGTGTCCTGGTGTACCTCCGTGGACATGAAGGGAGGGGCATTGGTTTGGGCCACAAGCTTCGTGCTTATAATCTACAGGATGATGGGCGCGATACGGTAGAAGCTAACGAGGAGTTGGGATTGCCTGTTGACTCCCGAGAATACGGAATTGGTGCTCAG ATGCTTAGGGAATTGGGTGTTCGAACAATGAAGCTGATGACAAACAACCCTGCCAAGTATATCGGGCTTAAGGGTTACGGTTTGGCGGTTTCAGGCAGGGTCCCGTTAATAACTCCGATTACCAAGGATAACAAGAGATATTTGGAGACGAAGCGCGCTAAAATGGGACATGTCTAtgggttagaatttaacagccGCTTAAGCAGCCTTATGAGTGGCAATGGTAAGCCTAGTGCTGATGCTCTATCTGAGACATAA
- the LOC133881177 gene encoding classical arabinogalactan protein 1-like has protein sequence MARLSTVSLMLMLVLLVGSTMALSPAKSPLSSHKSSAHSPSPSPSPVSSEAPASSPTSISAPPSEAPGPAQNVAVLNRVGFAGSVAVGVLAAALVF, from the coding sequence ATGGCTCGCTTAAGCACTGTGTCTTTGATGCTAATGCTGGTGCTTCTTGTGGGCTCCACTATGGCCCTGTCTCCGGCCAAATCTCCTTTGTCGAGTCATAAATCTTCGGCGCATTCTCCATCGCCGTCGCCGTCGCCGGTTTCTTCTGAGGCTCCTGCGAGCTCTCCAACGTCGATTTCTGCTCCGCCGTCCGAAGCTCCTGGGCCGGCCCAGAACGTAGCTGTTTtgaatcgggtcgggttcgctGGATCTGTGGCCGTTGGGGTATTGGCTGCTGCTTTGGTCTTCTAG